GTGACGAGACCGACCGACTCGAGGCGCTTGACCAGCGGCGACGCCGTGGCGGGCTCGAGGTGAAGGGTGGTGCTCAGCTCCTTGAGCGACAGGCCGTCGTGCTCCCAGAGCGCGAGCATGACGAGGTACTGGGGGTGGCTGAGGCCGAGCGGCTCCAGAACCGGCCTGTACGCGGCGACGACCGCCCTCGACGCGACGGCGAGCGCGAAGCACACCTGGTGCTCGAGGGCGAGGGGGTCGTCGGCAGCCATGTGATGAGTGTACGGATGGTTAGTGCACTAACAAAATCTCCTGACAGTGGCCACGCCTAGATTGCTCTGCATGACCGACGACGTACGGCGGCACGCCAAGGCCGCGGCTCTCCTCGCCCTGCACCACGCCTCCGAGCCCCTCGTCCTGCCCAACGTCTGGGACGGCGGGTCGGCCCGCATCGCGGAGGGCGTCGGCTTCCCGGCTCTCGCCACCACCAGCGCCGGCATCGCCTTCAGCCACGGCGTGCCCGATGGCACGCTGGGCCGCGAGCCGATCCTGGAGCGCGTCGCGCAGATCGTCGCCGCGACCGGGCTTCCGGTCACTGCCGACATCGAGTCCGGCTACGGGCCGACGCCCGACGACGTCTCGGAGACCGTCGCCCGGGCGGCGTCCGCGGGCGCGGTCGGAGTCAACCTGGAGGATGCGGACGCGAGCGGCCTGATGGGTGCCCCTCGGGCCACCGAACGCATCCGCGCCGCACGGCAGACCGCACCTGCGGGGACGATGGTGATCAACGCGCGCACCGACGTCTATCTCGCTGGGGCCGCCGACCCGTTCGACGAGACGGTCCGCCGTGCGGTGGCATTCCTCGACGCCGGCGCCGACTGCGTGTTCGTGCCCGGTGTCGGCGACGCCGAGACGATCGGTCGGCTCGTCGCCGAGATCCCCGGACCGCTCAACGTCGTCGCAGGACTGACCTCGTCGATGCCGACCGTGGAGGAGCTCGGACGGCTCGGCGTCGCGCGGGTCAGCGTCGGTGGCAGTCTCGCGCGCGCCGTGCTCGCGTACGCCGAGCGGGCGCTGCGCGCGCTCTACGCCTACGGAGACATGGCGTTCACCGACACCGCGCTAGCCCACGCCGACCTGCAGCACCGGTTCGCGCGACCAGTGTGACGAGGATTACATTCCCCGACTCGGGGTAGTGGTCGTGCAACAGAGCTCCAGGGGGAGATCACATGTCGAGTCAGGGAACACTACGTCGAGCGTCGACGCGCGTCGCCGGAGGGCTGAAGGACCTGCCCCGCAACGCCGCATGGCTCGTCTCCAAGGCGGCGAGCATCGACCGCGTGCCAGAGGCCGCCTCGCACGCCGCGTCGGAGTCGAAGAACGGCGTCGTCGACCAGTTCCGTCGCGCAACGGCCGCGGTCGAGGACAAGGTGCCAGGGACGGACTCCGTCGAGACACGGCTGGCTCGCGCCCACTCGGCCGTCGAGCGTGCGCGCGCCGAGGAGCAGGAGGCCCTCGCCCACGCCCAGGAGGCCAAGAAGCGCGCGGACGAGGCCAGCGCGACCGAGAAGGCGGCGCGTGACCGCGTCCG
Above is a genomic segment from Mumia sp. Pv4-285 containing:
- a CDS encoding MarR family winged helix-turn-helix transcriptional regulator, which encodes MAADDPLALEHQVCFALAVASRAVVAAYRPVLEPLGLSHPQYLVMLALWEHDGLSLKELSTTLHLEPATASPLVKRLESVGLVTRERSAHDERALTITLTDAGRNLRDAALSVPTTMLDRLGMSTDELVDANSFLHRLIAAAHATDPAPTRSPA
- a CDS encoding isocitrate lyase/PEP mutase family protein, which encodes MTDDVRRHAKAAALLALHHASEPLVLPNVWDGGSARIAEGVGFPALATTSAGIAFSHGVPDGTLGREPILERVAQIVAATGLPVTADIESGYGPTPDDVSETVARAASAGAVGVNLEDADASGLMGAPRATERIRAARQTAPAGTMVINARTDVYLAGAADPFDETVRRAVAFLDAGADCVFVPGVGDAETIGRLVAEIPGPLNVVAGLTSSMPTVEELGRLGVARVSVGGSLARAVLAYAERALRALYAYGDMAFTDTALAHADLQHRFARPV